GGATCATCGATCTGACTGTGCTTCATACGCTATTTAAATTGCTTGTATGTTTAAACTGCATTTTGGTTGAACTGGCATTAAATAAGCAGTCGCCCACGTACTGCTTTGTTTGATGTTAATAACAATGTCCACTGTGCTGCTTTTGAAACTGGTGGTTCCTCATGCACAGGTCCAGATGATTGAAGATGTATGGGGACCACTGTGCTGTATTTGAAACAGATGTTCCTTGTGCAGGGGGGGTTACACTTGTAGGATTCGGTTGAATGCAGGACTAAACGGGCAAATGGATGGCTGAAGGTTAAGTGACCCTGTTTTCTTCTAGGAGTGTGGTAGGAGAGTTCAAAGGGATTGGGAAGAAAGGACAAGCCTGTGTGCAGCTTGCTCGCATTCTCCAGTATCTGGAGTGCCCACAGTAAGTTGCACATTTTCCCTGCAGTTTTGGATATGGTAAGAATATTAGGTGGTGGTGTTAAACAAATATGGTATGTGCCTCACGGGCAGAATCAACAGTGTTAAAATGTGAATACCCAAATGCTGTAAAACTGCAGGTTTTGACGTATCCATTACAGTTAGAAAGTGCACACGTCTGCATGCTGAAAGTAATTGTAGCGAAGAAAATAATTTCATGTCTGTCTTGTACTTCGATCAGCAAGATACGTCTCAAATGTAACAGCgcacatgtattttcattccaaaacatgatatctggtactgctttaggttaaaggaatAGCTGTTCTATGTCTTATTCTTGGGTTGAAagtatggcttgcaaacagagatttctttaaccaggCGTAGTaccatgtttaatttttttttattaattttttttaacaatcccaacttatgtttttattattggcAGATATCTGCGGAAGTCCTTTTTTCCAAAGCATCAAGATCTACAGTTTGCTGGTAAGTTATATCTGCCATTCATTCATGTTCCGCACAAGGAGTTGCTACAGCTAACTATTGAATAATCCATTACTCACTCCTGCATGTTTGAGAATAGTTTTTTAACACTGACATGGAattcactcatttaaaaaaaaaaataggagcaaTCAGATGGGGTCGTATTACTTGGGAATAGAAGAATGTTTTTGTGTTCTACTTGGGAAATAAGAGGAAAGAGACCCCCAGAAAGAAAGATTGGAGTCATTACCCCTTGGTTGTTCCTCCTCTAAGCTGTTTAATGGTGTGTTGCAGGTTTATTAAACCCCCTGGACAGCCCTCATCACATGCGGATGGATGAGGAGTCTGAATTCCGGGAAGGAGTGGTGTTAGACAGACCTTGTAAACCAGGGAAAGGGTCCTTCGTTAACTGTGGAATGAGGAAGGTACGTTCACAAGGAGAGGAGGAATCAAATGATGGGagggggcatttaaaaaaaaaaaaaaaaaaaaaaaaaaaaaaaaaaagcaattagatAATTTTAAGCCTGATTTGCTCGGGACTAAAAATCAGGGGTCCTCAGAGTTTCAAAGCAGAGGACGTCTAGTGACCTCCCAGGcgtggattagttttcatcaaggaaagtcgctatatttaaaatgcagtgtgATGATGTGGCCAGAAAAGGCGCTTTTGTGCATAATTTGGCTACACCCAATCGTTGCGTTTtcactgaactgtagaatctcagggCAGGtcataccaattttaatattatagtaCGGTTTATTTTAAAGGCTGGTGTGTTGCTTTGAGGTGAATACCCCTGAAATGCTGGATTAGCTCCAACATGACTCTGACATGGCCGATTCGCACAGGAGTAAAACATTGaaagtcctgtaaaaaaaaataaaaaaaaattaagtaccTGTTtcatgtggtgatttttagtacTGTAGTTAGTTaatctgtatgtatttatttttccctcaGGAGGTGCAGATAGACAGACAGCTTCAGGCTGGTCTTCGAGTCACAGTGCGACTAGACAAGAGCCAGAATCCAGGTATCGTCCCTTTGCAGAGCTGCTTCTGAGCAGACAGAATGCCTCTAGCATACAGTTACCTGCTTTCTTCCCTTGCGTTTAGCTATCGTCTCattctgtgtgtttttcagaAAGCAGAGTCCAGAAGGGTAGGGTAGTGGCGCCTCATGTCCCGAGGACAGAGTCTGGTCACTACTGGGGCTACAGCGTCCGCTTGGCCTCTTGCCTCAGTAAGTGTTGTTGCTCCTAAATCTGTCTGCTTGTCACATCTGCTTTCCACTTCTGTGTTAAGAAATGTACCTGTCATGGTTTTTCTGCACACAGGTAAAGTGTTCACCGAATGCTCTTTCAAGGAAGGTTACGACTTGACAATTGGCACGTCTGAAAGAGGCAGTCGCGTGGACAGTGTAACCCTGTCTCCTTTCAAGTGAGCTTGAGATTCCTGGTTTCTCATTAAACAAGCACGAAGATGCTTTTCGCTGTGCTTCTCCTTACAAACATTCAGTCTCTGATTGGGTTAACCGTTCTGTGTGCATTGAAAAGCTGCGCGGTTTCCTTGCAGGCATGCCCTGATTGTGTTCGGGGGACTGCAGGGTTTAGAGGCCAGTCTGGACACTGACCAGAACCTGGACGTGACTGACCCCAGCATGCTGTTTGACCATTACCTGAACACCTGCCCAAACCAGGGCAGCAGGACGATACGCAC
Above is a window of Polyodon spathula isolate WHYD16114869_AA unplaced genomic scaffold, ASM1765450v1 scaffolds_1433, whole genome shotgun sequence DNA encoding:
- the spout1 gene encoding putative methyltransferase C9orf114 homolog isoform X1; the protein is MDESPLLKKQKLAEKGPEKVDWKKWKAERKEKTKKLKEATFLKTLEKQKRKQKEEEEEERKKQLQEEEIKRRGRPYTVSIALPGSVLDNAQSPELRTYLAGQIARACAVFCVDEVVVFDEQGDDTKSVVGEFKGIGKKGQACVQLARILQYLECPQYLRKSFFPKHQDLQFAGLLNPLDSPHHMRMDEESEFREGVVLDRPCKPGKGSFVNCGMRKEVQIDRQLQAGLRVTVRLDKSQNPESRVQKGRVVAPHVPRTESGHYWGYSVRLASCLSKVFTECSFKEGYDLTIGTSERGSRVDSVTLSPFKHALIVFGGLQGLEASLDTDQNLDVTDPSMLFDHYLNTCPNQGSRTIRTEEAILITLSALRQKIETAV
- the spout1 gene encoding putative methyltransferase C9orf114 homolog isoform X2, encoding MDESPLLKKQKLAEKGPEKVDWKKWKAERKEKTKKLKEATFLKTLEKQKRKQKEEEEEERKKQLQEEEIKRRGRPYTVSIALPGSVLDNAQSPELRTYLAGQIARACAVFCVDEVVVFDEQGDDTKYLRKSFFPKHQDLQFAGLLNPLDSPHHMRMDEESEFREGVVLDRPCKPGKGSFVNCGMRKEVQIDRQLQAGLRVTVRLDKSQNPESRVQKGRVVAPHVPRTESGHYWGYSVRLASCLSKVFTECSFKEGYDLTIGTSERGSRVDSVTLSPFKHALIVFGGLQGLEASLDTDQNLDVTDPSMLFDHYLNTCPNQGSRTIRTEEAILITLSALRQKIETAV